One stretch of Armigeres subalbatus isolate Guangzhou_Male chromosome 2, GZ_Asu_2, whole genome shotgun sequence DNA includes these proteins:
- the LOC134214327 gene encoding UDP-glycosyltransferase UGT5-like: MVALNITAALLLLLVASSEGARILGVLPPGGKSHFYIGAGYMKALAEAGHDVTVISSFPLKNPPKNYRDIELTVDQTEEEYDENMLDYKSSNWFTAPFHMLYFLYEMFPDGMCGFVLNHPNVVKLLNSDEKFDVVLVQTFITEALYGFAQHFDAPLISFSTLGSSLWTDNLVGTSATPSYAAHFLLSYTDNMSFWQRFYNTIITAYDKLYYEWRYLPVQKKLYDAAFPNAKLTFEQQMKNVSLVFLNTHFSLGNPRSYPPNMIDAGGIQIQETKPLPQDLQKYLDDAKDGVIYFCMGSNIKSTHLPEEKRNAFLKAFSKLKQRVVWKFEDETMLNQPPNLMVRAWLPQNDILAHPNVKLFITHGGLLSTTEALYHGIPLIGIPIFGDQPMNVEKAVRGGYAVLLDYPDITEQTVEEAISTVLDDPSYSRNAKLVSDRFRDKPMSPKETAVYWTEYVIRHRGAPHLRTAALNLSLVQYHLLDVYVAMFVIVLLVAVMNMYLVKKILLKVRRSSLNRKKKLF, encoded by the exons ATGGTAGCACTCAACATAACAGCAGCACTTCTCCTGCTTTTGGTGGCCTCTTCCGAAGGAGCCAGAATTCTTGGCGTACTGCCTCCAGGTGGGAAATCTCATTTCTACATCGGGGCTGGTTACATGAAAGCCTTGGCCGAAGCAGGGCACGATGTCACTGTGATCAGTTCCTTTCCGCTGAAGAACCCGCCCAAAAACTACCGGGACATTGAGCTAACCGTAGATCAGACCGAAGAAGAGTACGATGAGAACATGTTGGATTACAAAAGCTCGAACTGGTTCACCGCGCCCTTCCACATGTtgtactttttgtatgaaatgttCCCTGATGGGATGTGCGGGTTCGTCCTGAATCATCCGAATGTGGTGAAGCTGCTCAACTCGGATGAGAAGTTCGATGTAGTGCTTGTGCAGACATTTATAACTGAAGCATTGTATGGTTTTGCACAGCACTTCGATGCTCCACTGATTTCGTTTTCAACTTTAGGAAGTTCCTTGTGGACCGACAATCTTGTGGGAACTTCAGCGACACCATCATATGCGGCACATTTCTTACTTAGCTACACAGACAACATGTCCTTCTGGCAGCGGTTCTATAACACGATCATAACCGCTTACGATAAATTGTACTATGAGTGGCGGTATCTTCCCGTACAGAAGAAGCTGTACGACGCTGCATTTCCCAATGCCAAGTTGACTTTCGAGCAGCAGATGAAGAATGTGTCTTTAGTTTTCCTAAATACACATTTCAGCTTGGGCAATCCAAGGTCGTATCCGCCAAATATGATTGATGCTGGAGGAATCCAAATTCAAGAGACGAAACCTTTGCCTCAG gatcttcaaaaatatttagACGATGCGAAAGATGGGGTCATTTACTTTTGCATGGGATCTAACATAAAATCGACTCACCTTCCGGAAGAGAAACGGAATGCTTTTCTGAAGGCTTTCTCCAAACTCAAACAACGCGTTGTGTGGAAGTTTGAGGACGAAACCATGCTTAACCAACCGCCCAACTTGATGGTCAGGGCTTGGTTGCCACAGAATGATATTCTCGCCCATCCCAACGTCAAGCTGTTCATCACTCACGGAGGTCTTCTCAGCACGACGGAAGCGCTGTACCACGGCATCCCTTTGATAGGCATTCCGATTTTCGGTGATCAACCGATGAACGTCGAGAAGGCCGTTCGGGGAGGGTATGCCGTGCTGCTGGACTATCCGGATATTACCGAACAAACCGTCGAGGAGGCAATCAGTACCGTGCTGGATGATCCGTCCTATTCGAGAAATGCAAAGTTAGTGTCCGACCGGTTCCGTGACAAACCGATGTCTCCGAAGGAAACGGCCGTGTACTGGACCGAGTACGTAATTCGGCATCGGGGAGCACCGCATCTGCGAACGGCGGCATTGAATCTCTCGCTGGTGCAGTACCACCTTCTGGATGTTTATGTTGCGATGTTTGTAATTGTGTTATTAGTTGCTGTTATGAACATGTACTTGGTTAAGAAAATTTTGCTGAAAGTACGTAGATCTTCGCTCAACAGGaagaaaaaactattttaa